The proteins below are encoded in one region of Triticum aestivum cultivar Chinese Spring chromosome 1B, IWGSC CS RefSeq v2.1, whole genome shotgun sequence:
- the LOC123098573 gene encoding uncharacterized protein: MSSTTTTKRARVIVAIGSLGASVLPDEVTTDVLLRLPVKSILRFRAVCRSWAAALSSEEFCSLHTAKAEAEAKAAPQPKLIFISPSAAYDSTRVYLGSSSDSNNGPLFTLDDVRGDFAVLSPSPCRGLTLLHDAVVPAYYVFNAATRAVTRLPPCQHAIFSTAGLGFDASTKEYKVVRLRVTCGKLDEKRKIGCEVYVLGGEHGDRWRPPVGGVPFRFRRFIQTAIITATWTQGKLPPIFADGFLPPIFADGFLHWLIMPRAAVLSFSLKDETFVCVRSPPFEEPRPEVHLVDLAGRLCMVRDLRAQDSGMMEIWNYSSDDWSLLHSIDLSRHLEGDSLLGPVIIRAIGCVGDCGPTEKVILATSKGKVITYDLLSGTLDTILAIPETSFYKTDDEQYAPRLSLFKESLAPVHKTDEEMALSSPLAKVIKEILLRLPGDFATQFKLVSKQWLSLIESGSFIRSYHAHNNMDWEPKVMLVGKGPGGLGFSFAPSKKLLRDGPSQGAWLDTKVVCSKPCHGMNLISTETEDYLYNPSTGYHHNYHAVVWPHQVRRRVLAMKRGNVCTLEDHAFAVGNKNVGLGFNLLKQEHVVVEIFYHLKDFESRQYFLTCSVIGLTSIQHNLEPHLPINSMPPAYVAGVLYWMSEPRLMQIHKRVIVSFDVTKMMFDLVPCPSPIAMWSDTSPCQAFVVELEGMLCAVLADPVTEELDIWKLEHGIWNRAYKVYLEGWSGYSLAANIVVPLIVDPRDGRILVNTGRKLGLYDPARRMIEDLYDLDGVLQVASRGQSSRLGMNQDGHITEGEQSFKKCVVSLHGENPLDSKILPLVPLLYEESLASYPPTQSSWGLQQLNLR; encoded by the coding sequence ATGTCGTCGACGACGACCACCAAGAGGGCGAGGGTCATTGTAGCCATAGGATCGCTTGGCGCGTCGGTGCTGCCGGACGAGGTGACGACAGATGTGCTCCTGCGGCTGCCCGTCAAATCCATCCTGCGCTTCCGCGCCGTGTGCCGCTCCTGGGCCGCGGCGCTCTCATCGGAGGAGTTCTGCAGCCTCCACACGGCCAAGGCTGAGGCGGAGGCCAAGGCGGCGCCGCAACCTAAGCTCATATTCATCTCGCCGTCAGCAGCATACGACTCCACCAGGGTGTACTTGGGCTCGTCATCAGACTCCAACAATGGCCCGCTATTTACTCTCGACGACGTGCGCGGCGACTTTGCGGTCTTATCGCCTTCGCCGTGCCGCGGCCTCACTCTCCTGCACGATGCGGTGGTGCCAGCCTATTACGTGTTCAACGCGGCGACACGGGCGGTCACCCGGCTGCCGCCTTGCCAGCACGCCATCTTCTCGACTGCCGGCCTCGGGTTTGACGCCAGCACCAAGGAGTACAAGGTCGTGAGGCTAAGGGTGACCTGTGGGAAGCTAGACGAGAAGCGGAAGATCGGGTGCGAGGTGTATGTCCTCGGCGGCGAGCATGGAGATCGCTGGAGGCCACCTGTTGGAGGCGTGCCATTCAGGTTCCGCCGCTTTATTCAGACTGCCATTATAACAGCAACATGGACCCAAGGTAAGTTGCCGCCGATATTTGCGGATGGATTTCTGCCACCGATATTCGCAGACGGATTTCTGCATTGGCTTATTATGCCAAGAGCTGCCGTATTATCATTTTCTCTCAAAGATGAGACCTTCGTATGCGTCCGGTCGCCACCTTTTGAGGAACCACGACCCGAGGTGCACTTGGTGGACCTCGCTGGCCGCTTGTGTATGGTCCGGGACCTTCGTGCTCAAGACAGTGGTATGATGGAGATCTGGAACTACAGCTCTGATGATTGGTCTTTGCTGCATAGCATTGATTTGTCGCGGCATCTTGAAGGAGATTCTTTGCTAGGTCCGGTGATTATCAGAGCTATCGGTTGTGTTGGCGACTGTGGACCGACGGAGAAGGTGATCTTGGCCACTTCCAAAGGCAAGGTGATCACATATGACCTACTGTCTGGAACTCTGGACACCATTCTTGCAATACCGGAGACTTCATTTTATAAGACCGACGATGAGCAGTATGCTCCTAGATTAAGTTTATTCAAAGAGAGTCTTGCTCCGGTACACAAAACCGACGAAGAGATGGCGTTATCATCTCCCCTAGCTAAAGTTATCAAGGAGATCCTACTCCGACTCCCAGGTGATTTTGCCACACAGTTCAAACTTGTAAGCAAGCAGTGGCTTAGTTTGATCGAGAGTGGAAGTTTCATTCGCTCTTACCATGCGCATAACAACATGGATTGGGAGCCAAAAGTCATGCTTGTTGGGAAGGGGCCAGGAGGACTGGGTTTCAGCTTTGCTCCCTCGAAGAAATTGCTTCGCGATGGTCCTAGCCAAGGTGCCTGGCTTGATACAAAGGTGGTTTGCTCTAAGCCTTGCCATGGTATGAACCTAATAAGTACTGAGACCGAGGACTATTtgtacaatccttccacaggttATCACCATAACTACCATGCAGTAGTGTGGCCACACCAAGTGCGCCGCCGTGTACTCGCAATGAAGCGTGGCAATGTATGTACACTAGAAGACCACGCTTTCGCAGTTGGCAACAAGAATGTTGGTCTGGGGTTCAATTTGTTGAAACAGGAGCATGTTGTCGTAGAGATTTTCTATCACTTGAAGGACTTCGAATCTCGGCAGTATTTCTTGACATGCTCAGTCATTGGACTCACGTCGATCCAACACAACCTTGAACCGCATCTGCCTATAAATAGCATGCCACCTGCCTATGTAGCAGGAGTTTTATACTGGATGAGTGAACCAAGGTTGATGCAGATTCATAAGAGGGTCATTGTATCATTTGACGTCACAAAAATGATGTTTGATCTCGTCCCTTGCCCTTCACCCATCGCAATGTGGAGTGACACGAGTCCTTGCCAAGCATTTGTGGTCGAGCTTGAGGGAATGTTATGTGCGGTCCTTGCAGATCCGGTCACAGAAGAATTAGATATTTGGAAGCTGGAGCATGGAATCTGGAACAGAGCGTACAAAGTCTATTTGGAAGGTTGGTCAGGCTATTCCCTTGCAGCAAACATTGTGGTGCCGTTGATTGTCGACCCCAGAGACGGGAGAATATTGGTCAACACGGGAAGAAAACTAGGTCTTTATGATCCGGCAAGGCGCATGATTGAGGACTTGTATGATCTTGATGGGGTGCTGCAGGTCGCATCTCGAGGGCAATCTTCACGCCTTGGAATGAATCAAGATGGACACATTACGGAAGGCGAACAATCTTTCAAAAAGTGTGTGGTTTCTTTGCATGGAGAAAATCCACTGGACAGTAAAATCTTGCCGTTGGTCCCTTTGTTATATGAGGAGAGTCTGGCAAGTTATCCTCCTACGCAGAGTTCATGGGGTTTGCAGCAGTTAAATCTTCGTTAG